Genomic segment of Streptomyces sp. NBC_01210:
AAAGCGGGCTGGGAGGATGCGGTCCTCGCCGTGCGGGCCGACGCCTCCTTCCACACGGCCCTGCTGGCCGCCTCGCACAATCGGTTCTTCGCGCAGCTGCGCCGGGTGATCATCCCGGTGCTGATCGAGCGCGACCGGCGGGTCCAGCTGGCCGGGACGGCCGAGGATCCGGTCGCCGTGCACGCCGCGGTCGTCGATCTCATACGGATCGGGGACGTCGACGGCGCCTACATGGCGACGCTGGAGCTGCTCGACATGGCCATGCGCCAGCATCCGTAGCCGTCCCGGCAAGGAGGAACCCGCCCGGCTGCCGCTAGCCTGGGGCAATGCCTCGTTACGAATACCGCTGCCGAACCTGCGGCGACACCTTTGAAGTGAACCGCCCGATGGCCCAGTCCTCCGATCCGGCGAACTGCCCGGACGGCCATGAGGACACGGTCAAGCTGCTCTCGGCGGTCGCCGTGGGTGGTACGAAGTCCGCGCCGGCGGCCGCGTCCAACGGCGGGGGTGGCGGCGGGGGTTGCTGCGGAGGCGGCTGCTGCGGCTGACCCCCACCGGGCTCAGGCCCCCGAACTCGGACCGCCCGGCTCGGAGCGCCTGACACGGCCCACCGAGCTCGGACCCGCCCGACACGGCCCACCGAGCTCGGACCCGCCCGACACGGCGAGCTCGGACCGCCGCATCGCCCGCTAGCCGAGCCTCCGCAGGAAGCGGCGCAGGATCTCCTCACCCGCCGCCACGCCCTTCTCCGCGAGTACGTCGGTGTTCGGGGCGGTCCAGCCGCTGTCGGCCAGCTCGCCGTGGCCGGGCCGCCAGGCGTGGTCCGCGGCGAGGAGCAGATCGGCGTCGAGGAGGGAGTCGCCGGCCGCGAGGATCCGCTCCGACCCGGTGCGGCGCGCCACTTCGCGCACCGCCGCGCTCTTGCTGAGCGGCTGCGGCACGGCGTAGATCTTGCGTCCCTGGAGCGAGACGGTCCAGCCGCGGCCCTCGGCCCACTCGGCAAGCTCCTTCACCCAGCCCTCGGGCAGCAGCGTGCGCTCGACGACGAGATAGGCGAAGAGGTCTTCGGCGATCCGCTCCTTGAGCAGCCAGGCAGGGTCGGCGGCGGCGATGAGATGGGCGCGGACCTCGGCGAGCGAGGCGCACTCGTCGGCGAGCGTGGCCGCCACCTGCCGCTGCCAGTCCCGGTCGGAGACGCCGTCGACGAGGAGGTGCCCGCCGTTGGCGCAGATCGCGAACTCCGGTGCGGGCCCGGGGAGATGGATGCGGTGGTACTGCTCGCGGGTGCGGGTGGTGGTCGGTACGAAGACGCTGTCGGCGGCGAGCTGCGTCAGCAGACCGGCGGCGGTTTCGGTGAGATACGACAGCGGCTTGCTCTCGTACACCTCGACGCAGAGGAGTCGGGGTGCGTCCGCGTCGGGCATGGGGAGCTGGAGGGCGGCGGCGGAGTAGATCAGGGTGCGGTCGAGATCGCTCGCGACGAGGGTGCTCGCTGCGGTGGTCTGCGGGGTGCTCACAGGGCCGACACCGCCTTGCCGTCCGCGCCGGTCGCTCCGCGGGTGTACTGCGGATGGATCAACCCCACACATGTGTACGGGAGTTCGTCCACCTCCTCGACCGGTACGCCGCGCTGCTCGGCGAGCAGCCGCACATGGAGGAGGTCGGCGCCCGCGCCGCGCTTGGCGAGGATCTTCCAGGGGACGCGGCGCAGCAGGACGCGGGTCGTCTCGCCGACACCCGGCTTGACCAGGTTCACATCGTGGATGCCGTACTCCTCACTGATCCGTTCGACGGCGGCCCAGCCCTCCCAGGTGGGCGCGCGGTCGGCCGACAGCAGTTCCTTGACCTCGGCGTCGACGGCGTCCACGACCTCGTCGAAGCGGGCGGCAACGGTGTCCAGGAAGTGTTCCGAGACATCGCCGTCGGCGAGCTCGCGGTAGAACTTGGCGCCGTGGAAGTCGTGCGGGCCGATGAGGTCGGCGCGCAGGACCGTACGCGATATCAGGCCGGAGACAGTGGAGTTGAGGCAGGCGGAGGGGATGAGGAAGTCCTCGCGGGTGCCGTAGGTGCGGACGCAGCCGCCGGGGTCGGCGAGGACCGCGATCTCCGGATTGAAGCCCTCGCCCCCCTGAGTTTCTTTATGGGCCTTGAGGGCATCGGCCAGTTCGCGGGTGATCGCACCCTTGCCGGTCCAGCCGTCGACGAAGACGACGTCGGCCGGGTCGTGGTGCTCCTTGAGCCAGCGCAGGGCGTTGGTGTCGATACCGCGGCCGCGCACGATGGAGACGGCGTAGTGCGGGAGGTCCAGGCCGTGCCGGTGCTGGGCCCAGCGGCGCATCAGTACGCCTACGGGGGTGCCGGCGCGGGCCAGCGAGACAAGCACGGGGCGCGGTGAACGCTCGGCGAGGACGGTCTCGGTGACAGTGCCGACGGCGCGGGCGATACGGGCCGCGGAGGTCTCCAGCGCGGCCTTGAAGAGCTCCTGGTACTGGGCGCTGGGCTGGTACTCGACGGGCAGCGACTCGGCGTAGTGCGCACCGCCGCTCTGTATCGCCTCCTCGCGCTCCTCCGTGGGGGCCTCCAGCTCGGCGTCCGAGAGGTCCTGGAGCAGCCAGCCGACGTCTTCGGGGGCGTACGAGGAGAAGGCGGGGCCGCGGAGGGGCTCGGGCAGCATGAAGGCCCTTTCGGATACATCGGGTACGTCGGATACATCGGGGACGTACGAGGGGACGACGGCCAGCACGACATGCGGAGCGTGCTCGGAGAGCCGGGCCAACAGGCCGTCGGGGGCGTGCAGTTGGGGCGTGTCGGCGGCCGAGTCGACGACTGCGACAACAGCGTCGAAGCCGGCGCCTGCGACGTTGTAGGCGTACCGCTCGCCGGGACCGTCGGCGGGGTCGTCGTGGGCGGGAAAGACAAGGCGACTGCGTATGGCATAGCCGGGATCGTCGACGGCGAGGACGGGCGAGCGGGTGGTGGTGGAGTACCGGACGTCGGCGTCGAGCACCTGCTCAATGGCGGTGCCGAGCCGGAGGGGCGCGTACATCAACTCCTCGAACCCGAGGACGAGTACGCGTGGCCGGGCCTTCCCGTCGGCGACGTCGTCCGACGCTGCGGCCGGGCGCGCGCCGTTTGCGGAGTGGGACGCGTCCGCGGCCAGGCGGGCGCCGTTTGCGGGCACGCCGGAGGCGACCGGGCGAGCGTCCGCGCGAGCCGCGTCCGCGTCGCCCGAGTGGCTCGCGATGCCCGCGAGGCGAGCCCGATCGCCCGCGCGTACGGCCTCCGCGGCAGGGCTCGCGCCGTTTGCCGCTCCGGCAGCGTCCGCGCCAAGACTCCCGCCGCCCGCCGCACCCGCAGCGTGCGCCGTGGCCACGGCGTGACCGCCGGCCGGGTCCGCCGCGTCCGCCGTCGCGCCGCCCGCAGTGCGAGCCCGATCGCCCGCGCGTACCGCCTCCGCGCCAAGACTCCCGCCGCCCGCCGCACCCGCAGCGTCCGCCGTGGCCACGGCGTGACCGCCGGCGGGGCGGGTCGGAGCCGCGCCCTGTCGGGCGGCCCGGACACCGAGCGCCTCGGCCAGGCGCGCGGCCATGCCCGGCAGGGCGGCCTCCAGCTGCTCGCGGTGGTCCGGCGTGAAGCCGTGCCGCCCACCGTCGGGCACGCCCGCCGGCCAGTCCAGCTCCACGCGCACCACGGCGTGCGCCGCCGACTGCCCGGCCTCCTCCGGCGCGCCCGCGCCGGAACCGTCACCGCCAGGCACAGGCCGGCCACTCTCCGCGCAGGACTCCACCGCGTCGGGGCGCGAACCCGCACCCGCCTCCGCGCCGCGCGGCGACACGTCGTCGCGCGCCTCGGGGACGCTCGTCCCAGCCACCTCCGAGACGCCCGGGACCACACGGCCCGCCGCGGAGTCGCCACCCTCCTCGTACTGCGCCACCAGCGCCCGTCCCTTCTCCAGGACGCCCTCCGGCAGCTTCACCGTCCCCGAAGCCAGTGCCACCAGATCGACCCGCGCGCCGATCTCCTCCGCGAAATCCGTCAAACGGCTCCGGTCCCGCTCCGAGCGCATGTCGACCAGCGCCACGATCACATACCGGTCCCGCGGATACCGCTCGTGCAGGTCGCGGATCGTGTTCAGCACGGTGTTGCCCGTCGAGAACTCGTCGTCCACCAGGACCAGCGGGCCCTCACCCGCCAGCAGCCGTGGGTTCTCCGGCAGCAGGAGGTGGGAGGTCGCGTGGGAGTGGGACTCCTCGAAGCCGCCCGCCCGCGACACTCCCTCGACCGGGCGGCGCGTGGAGTGCAGATACGGCGCCAGGCCCAGGCCGTCCGCCACCGAGTGGCCCAGGCCCGTCGCCGTCTCCGCGTATCCCAGGACCATCGCGCGGGCCGCCTCGGTGTCGCCGAGCAGATCGCGCACCCGACGTCCGAGCCCGTATCCCGCGCCGTACACCACTGCCGGCGACTGCGGCACATGCTTGCCCAGCACGTTCGACACCAGCAGATGCGCCCGCTTGGGATTGCGGCGCAGGGCCAGTCCCAACAGGCCGCTCAGCGTCTCGTCTCCCACGAGACCGACGCCCAGCCGCTCAGCGACCCACGTTCCCGACCACACCACGCTTACAGTCTCTTCCCTCGTCATGTCAGCCGGAGAGCCCGGCCGTGAGCAGCTCCACGAAGCCGACCTCTTCCTTGGCCACGCCGAAGACCTCGGCACGCAGCAGCGTGCGCTCGGCCCAGGCCCGGTGGGGCTTCACTTCGTTCATCTTGTTCGTGTACGCGGAACGCATCACGCCTCCGCCGCCCCGCTCCGGCTGCACGATGTCCTGCGCGTCGCTGAACTCCTCGTGACTGACCACCGACAGTGCGTGCACGGGCAGCACATGCGAGGGGTGGATGCAGGTCTTGCCCTGCAGGCCGTTGGCCCGGTCCAGCTCGATCTCACGGAGCAGACCGTCCAGGTCGTGCTCGATGAGCGTGGCGCGCAGTTCCTCCGCCCGTCCCTCCATGAAGGGGCTTCGGCGCAACTGAGGCTTGAACATGCGCTCCTGGAGCCGGAAGTACTCCCACACCGGCCCGGTCACCGTGAAGCCGGTGCCGTCCGCGCGTCCCAGGACGTTCACGACGTCGGCGATGACCGCGGCGACGATCTGGACGTCGTACGCGGTCATATCGGGCGACCGGCGCAGCCCGTAGGCCGAGCAGAAGTCCGTGACGCCGAGTCGCAGCGCCAGGACCCGCTCGCGGTACTTGTCCACGGTGCGGGCGATCCCGGCGAGCGTCTCGGTGCGGGTTTCGAGGTGGAGCAGGCTGGGAGATTCCAGTACGGGCATGGCAAAGAGCCGCTGTCCGCTCGCTGATTCCGCGGAAGCGAGCGCCTCCAGGAACGGAACGCCCCGCTCTTCCGTGAACTTCGGTAGTACAAATCCGGTCAGTCTCCGGACCGAGGGGCCGAGCCGGTACACCAGATCCGGAATCTGCCCGGGTTCGCGGACCCGAATGAAGAGCAGTGGCAGCTCCGCGTCACGCGCGTCGAGGTCGGCGAACTGCCGGACCAGGTTCTCCTCGGCCTCCGCGACTTCCGCGTCGTCGATGGAATCCTCCAGGCAGAGGACCATGGAGACGACTCCGCGGCCGATCTGCTTGAGCACGTCGTCGGCGAGCTTCGGACGGGTGGCCGGGCTGTAGAGCGTGGCGCCGAGCGCGGTGGCGAGCAAGCGGGCAGGGGAGGCTGCCGTGAATTCACACGGTTCCCGATGGAAGAGACTGTCCCTGACAGCAGGCGAAAGATGCCCGAAGTGACGCATTTGTTTCCCCCGTACTGCCTTGGCGGCCCAACTGACGTGGCCGGTAATAGTACGTACGACTGTGTGTCAAGAGTTCCCCAAGTCCATGAATTCCAGGTAACCCGCTTGCACCATGCCCATGTCCTGGCCGGAGAACAAGGGGCCCCGCGTTGTCCGCACGGCCACCGGGAAGGCAGGATGACGGATATGACGCACGCGATGCTGAAGGGTTCGAACGCCCCTCTCGATGCCATGGCCGTACGGGCCGTGCTGCGCTGGACCCCGGGCGCCGGGGTCCCCGACGTGGACGCCTCGGCCCTGTTGCTCGGCCAGGACGGCCGTGTGCGCTCCGACGAGGACTTCGTCTTCTACAACCAGCCGCGCCATCCTTCGGGTTTGGTGCGGCGGCTGCCCAAGAAGCGCATCGCTGAGTGGCTGACCGACACCGTCGAGGCGGATCTCGCGGCCCTCGACCCGTCGGTCGACCAGGTGGTGCTCGCCGCCTCCTCCGACGGCGACACCTTCCAGCATGTACGGGATCTGCGAATACTGCTCTACGACGCCGCCCTGGCCGACAGCGACCCGCTGGCCGTCTTCGATGTGAAGCCGGAGACCGGCGAGGAGACCGCGATCATCTGCGGTGAGCTCTACCGGCGCGGGGACGGCTGGAAGTTCCGCGCGGTCGCGCAGGGCTATCCGACCGGGCTGGTCGGCCTGGCCACGGCGTTCGGTATTTCGGTGGACGAGGCGGAGGCGGCGGCCGAGCCGTCCGCGCAGCCCGAGCCGCAGCCGCCGGCCCAGCCATCCGTACAGCCGGCGTCCGCGCCCCCGGCGCAGCCCGCTTACGGCTACCCGCAGCCGGCCGCGGCGCAGCCCGCTTACGGCTACCCGCAGCCCGCCACGAACCAGCCCGCTTACGGCTACCCACAGCCCGCCGCCGCGGCCGCGCACGCTCCTGACCCGAACTTCCGGCTGCCGCCGATGGGCCCGCAGTTCATCCGTTCCTGAGCCGCGGGCAGCCGCCTCAGACCCGGTTCTTGTAGCCGCGGCCCCATTGCAGGCCCCACCCGTACAGCCGGTCGAGCTCCGCCTGGAATCCGTACACGAACTTCACCTCACGGCGCACGATCAGCTCGCCCTTGACGTTCTCCATGGAGAACACCGCACACGAACGGGCCTGTGGCGCGCGCTCGTCGAGCTCTATCTCCACCCGCGGGCCGTTGCTCGGGTAGAGCGTCACATGCGCGTGCGTACGGTCGAAGGCCGGCGTCTGGTCGTAGATGTAGGCGAAGAACAGCAGCCGCTTGATCGACTCGCGGTGGTCGAGATTGACGTAGAGCGTCTCACCCGAGGGAGAGCCGAACCGGTCGTCGCCGCTGAGCTTCACATAGGGCGGCTCGTTGATGCTGCCGAAAAAGCTGCCCAGCGGCTGCACCACGCCCTTGCTGCCGTCCGTCAGTTCGTACAGACAGCCGAGGTCGAGGTCCACGTTGACCACGCCCTGAGTGTGCGCCTGGACCACATCGGGCTGGAAGAGCTTGAAAGGGTGGCGCAGCAGTCTGCCGCTCTGCTTGGACCTGCCCTCGATATCGGATGTGCGCATCCGCCAGGAGAGGTTGACGCGCAGATTGCCGGTGGCCGCGCCCTGCTTGGTGAGCGAGACCGTCGGGTGCCGTTTGGTCAGCTCGATGGAATTCGTCGCGGCACTGCCCGAGTCGAACTGCGGTGACCGCCCCCGCCACAGGTTGCCCCAGAAGGCCATACCCCACCCCCACACGCGTCGATGAGCCCCGCGGGGCGGCGCCGAGGCCGGTGCCTCGGAGCCGCCCCGCTCAGAGCGTTCCTCAATCCTTGCCGGGTCACACCCCGTCAGGAGCGTCCTGTGGGTCGATTCCCTGGGCGGCGAGCGCGCTGTTGCGGCGCACCGAGGACCAGAACGACCAGGCGATCAGTACGACGCCGACCAGACCGGTGATGATCTCGTTGATCTGGTACTGGATGGTGACGAGCAGAATCACGGCGAGCGCGCCGATCGCGTAGTGCGCGCCGTGCTCCAGGTAGACGTAGTCGTCGAGGGTTCCCTGGCGGACCAGGTAGACCGTGAGCGAACGGACGTACATGGCGCCGATACCGAGGCCGAGCGCCATCAGCACGATGTCGTTGGTGATGGCGAAGGCGCCGATGACACCGTCGAACGAGAAGGACGCGTCCAGGACCTCGAGGTAGAGGAACATGAAGAACGCGGCCTTGCCCGCCATCACAACGGCCGAGACCGGCTTGCCGGCCTTCTTGGCCTCTTCCTCGGCCTCGTGCTCGCGCTCCTCTTCCTCCTCGAGCCTGTTCTCGAAGAAGCCGGAGAGCCCGCCGACGACCAGATACGTGATCAGACCGGCGATACCGGAGATCAGCACCGTCTGGGCCTTGTCCGCGTGCCCGGCGTGCTGGTGGGCGTTGACGGCGAAGGTCATCGAGGTGACCAACAGCACGATCAGGGCGATGCAGACCGACAGCATGTCGACCTTGCCGAGCTTGGCCAGCGGCCGCTCCAGCCACGCCAGCCACTTGATGTCACGCTCCTCGAAGACGAAGTCGAGGAAGATCATCAGCAGGAACATACCGCCGAAGGCCGCGATCGACGGGTGCGCGTCGGTGACCAACTGCTCATAGCGTTCAGGCTGGTTGAACGCCAGGTCCACGGCCTCTAGCGGGCCCAGCTTGGCGCTGATGGCGACGATGACGACAGGGAAGACCAGTCGCATACCGAACACGGCGATGAGCACGCCGACCGTGAGGAAGATCTTCTGCCAGAAGGCACTCATCTTCTTCAGGATTCCGGCGTTGACCACCGCATTGTCGAAGGACAGCGAGATTTCGAGGATGGACAGGATCAGGACGACCCCGAACGCGGTCCACCCGCCGTAGAGCACCGCTGCGACCAGGCCGAGCGCGGTGACCGCGAACGACCAGCCGAAGGTTTTCAGAACCACTGGTACCCAATCGTGTAGTACGGGTCGCCCCCGCACCAAGTCCGGGTTTCCCCATTCCAGTGCGCGGCTTTACGAAACGTTGACCCCGAAGTCTAGAGCGATGCCTCGGAGCCCCGACGCGTACCCCTGCCCCACTGCACGGAACTTCCACTCGCCCCCGTAGCGGTAGAGCTCGCCGAAGATCATCGCGGTCTCGGTCGAGGCGTCCTCGCTCAGGTCGTAGCGGGCGAGCTCCTGGCCGTCCGCCTGATTGGCCACCCGGATGAAGGCGTTGCTGACCTGCCCGAACGTCTGGCCTCGGTTGTCGGCCTCATGGATGGAGACCGGGAAGACGATCTTGTCGACATGGTCCGGCACCTTGGAGAGGTCCACCAGCAGCGACTCGTCGTCGCCTTCGCCCTCGCCCGTGAGGTTGTCACCGGTGTGCTCGACGGAGCCGTCGGGGCTCTTGAGGTTGTTGTAGAAGACAAACCACTCGTCGCCGAGTACCCGGCCGGACTGGCAGAGCAGTGCGCTGGCATCGAGGTCGAAGGGCGCTCCGGTGGTGGAGCGCGCGTCCCAGCCGAGCCCTACCAGCACCTGCGTGAGGTTCGGTGCGGCCTTGGAGAGGGAGACATTGCCTCCCTTGGCGAGCGTGACGCCCATGATCGTGGGTCCTCCCCTGGATGACGTGTTGCGAGGTTCTGCGGGTTTCGCGGTTCTGCGGGTGTTCAGGCACGTCCGGCGCCGCACGGAGATGTGCGGCGCCGGAAGCGGAGATGCTGCTGGCTCAGACGTTCACACCGAAGTCCTGCGCGATACCGCGCAGGCCTGAGGCGTACCCCTGGCCGATGGCACGGAACTTCCACTCCGCGCCGTTGCGGTAGAGCTCGCCGAAGACCATCGCGGTCTCGGTCGAGGCGTCCTCGCTCAGGTCGTAGCGGGCCAGTTCGTTGTTGTCGGCCTGGTTGACGACGCGGATGAACGCGTTGCGCACCTGGCCGAAGGACTGCTGGCGGCTCTCGGCCTCGTAGATCGAGACCGGGAACACGATCTTGTCGACGTCGGCGGGCACCGAGGCGAGGTTGACCTTGATCTGCTCGTCGTCTCCCTCGCCCTCACCCGTGAGGTTGTCGCCGGTGTGCTCGACAGAGCCGTCGGGGCTCTTGAGGTTGTTGAAGAAGACGAAGTTGCCGTCGTTGGCGACCTTGCCCTCGGCGTTGGTCAGCAGGGCGCTGGCGTCGAGGTCGAAGTCGGTGCCGGTGGTGCTGCGTGCGTCCCAGCCCAGGCCCACGGTGACCGCGGTCAGGTTGGGCGCGGCCTTGGTCAGCGAGACGTTGCCGCCCTTGCTGAGGCTGACTCCCACGAGTCCCTCCATTGGTTTTCAGGGGCAGCGCCCCCGTAGTGCGTTGGTATCGGATCAACGAATGGATCCTAGTGACCGGTTCCCGCGCAAAACACCCTTTGGCGCGGGAGGTCGCCCGATGAATCAGAGGGTGTCCAGCGCCTTGATGTACTCGTTCAGATCGCGGGCGTCCGGCAGGCCGTTCACGACGGTCCAGCGGACCACGCCCTCCTTGTCGATGATGAAGGTTCCGCGCACGGCGCATCCCTTCTCCTCGTCGAAGACGCCGTACGCACGCGAGGTCTCGCCGTGCGGCCAGAAGTCCGAGAGCAGCGGGTACTCGAGGCCCTCCTGCTCGGCGAAGACGCGCAGCGTGTGGATCGAGTCGTTGGAGACCGCGAGCAGCTGGGTGTCGTCGTTGACGAACGAGGGCAGTTCGTCACGGAGCGCGCAGAGCTCGCCCGTGCACACACCGGTGAACGCGAAGGGATAGAAGAGGAGCACCACGTTCTTCTCGCCGCGGAAGTCGGCGAGCCGCACGGTCCGGCCGTGGTTGTCCTTCAGCTCGAAATCCGGGGCCTTGGTGCCGACCTCGATCGCCATGACGGTGCTTCCCTTCGCTGAGCCGAGCCGGGTGGTCCGTTCGGGTGGTGTCCACCCTACGCAGAGACCCCCGCCGACATATGTCGACGGGGGCCTTCGGGCGTTGGGCGCTCAGCGCTTGGACTTGGGTGCGCTCAGCCGGGTGCCCGACCAGTCCTTGCCCGCGTTGATGCTCTTGGTCTGGGAAAGACCGGAGGTCTGCGCGGCTTCGTTGATGTCGCTCGGCTCGATGTAACCGTCCCTGCCGGTCTTCGGCGTAAGCAACCAGATGTCGCCGCCCTCGTCGAGCAGGCCGATGGCGTCCACCAGCGCGTCCGTAAGGTCGCCGTCGTCGTCACGGAACCAGAGCACGACGACGTCTGCGACGTCCTCGTAGTCCTCATCGACGAGTTCCTGGCCGATTACAGCCTCGATGCCCTCACGGAGTTCCTGCTCGACGTCATCGTCGTAGCCGATCTCCTGGACCACCTGTCCGGGCTCGAACCCCAGCCTGACGGCCGGGTTGGTCCGCTCCTCCGCGTGGTCCGCGGTCGCGCTCACGGCTTGCCTCCTGATCATGTTTGGAAAATGCTGCAGCCCCGCGCGTGCGCGTGGCGTTGGCCGTAGTCCACACGGGCGGGACCGATCGCGCAAGTACCCGGCCGTGCAGACCGCCGAAACGGTGACGTTTGGGGCCGTCTCGACGCAACTCCAGGCACGCTCGGGCCCCTCTCATTGTGCTTGCCACACCATTCGACCATCTTTACGGCTTTTCCTCGCTTCGGTGCGCCCATCGGAGCCGAACAGCCGACCCAAACACATCGACGGCTTGGGCGTAAGGTTGCGATTTGCCCGAACCCGGAACCGTGGTTCGGGCCGGATGTCTCCGAGAACACGGGTTACCCCTCGGTAGAGATGACGTTTGCCCCGCCGCGGTACACGATGGAGCGGTGCGACAACGCGCAGACATCCCGTACGTCCCGTAGAGGCAGTGCCCCCCGAACAGCGAAGGAATAGCGTGGCTTCCGGATCCGATCGCAATCCGATCATCATTGGCGGCCTTCCCAGTCAGGTCCCGGACTTCGATCCTGAAGAGACCCAGGAGTGGCTGGACTCCCTCGACGCCGCCGTCGACGAGCGGGGCCGGGAGCGCGCCCGCTACCTGATGCTCCGCCTGATCGAGCGTGCCCGCGAGAGGCGCGTGGCCGTGCCCGAGATGCGCAGCACGGACTACGTCAACACCATCGCCACCAAGGACGAGCCGTTCTTCCCCGGCAACGAGGAGATCGAGCGCAAGATCCTCAACGCGACCCGCTGGAACGCCGCGGTGATGGTCTCCCGTGCGCAGCGCCCGGGCATCGGCGTCGGCGGGCACATCGCCACCTTCGCCTCCTCCGCGTCCCTCTACGACGTCGGCTTCAACCACTTCTTCCGCGGCAAGGACGAGGGCGACGGCGGCGACCAGATCTTCTTCCAGGGCCACGCGTCGCCCGGCATCTACGCCCGCGCGTTCCTGCTGGACCGGCTCAACGAGACCCAGCTCGACGCCTTCCGCCAGGAGAAGTCCAAGTTCCCGAACGGCCTGTCCAGCTACCCGCACCCGCGGCTGATGCCGGACTTCTGGGAGTTCCCGACCGTCTCGATGGGCCTCGGCCCGCTCGGCGCGATCTACCAGGCTCGGATGAACCGCTACATGGAGGCGCGCGGCATCGCGGACACCTCCAAGTCACACGTGTGGGCGTTCCTCGGCGACGGCGAGATGGACGAGCCCGAGTCGCTCGGCCAGCTCTCCATCGCCGCCCGTGAGGGCCTGGACAACCTGACCTTCGTCGTCAACTGCAACCTGCAGCGCCTCGACGGCCCCGTACGCGGCAACGGCAAGATCATCCAGGAGCTGGAGTCCCAGTTCCGCGGCGCCGGCTGGAACGTCATCAAGCTGGTCTGGGACCGCTCCTGGGACCCGCTGCTCGCGCAGGACCGCGACGGCATCCTGGTGAACAAGCTGAACACCACGCCGGACGGCCAGTTCCAGACGTACGCCACCGAGACCGGCGCGTACATCCGTGAGCACTTCTTCGGCAGCGACCAGCGGCTGCGCAAGATGGTCGAGGGCATGACCGACGAGCGGATCCTGCACCTGGGACGCGGCGGTCACGACCACAAGAAGGTCTACGCGGCATACACGGCGGCCAAGGAGCACAAGGGCCAGCCGACGGTGATCCTCGCGCAGACGATCAAGGGCTGGACGCTGGGTCCGAACTTCGAGGGCCGCAACGCGACCCACCAGATGAAGAAGCTGACGGTCGACGACC
This window contains:
- a CDS encoding TerD family protein translates to MGVTLAKGGNVSLSKAAPNLTQVLVGLGWDARSTTGAPFDLDASALLCQSGRVLGDEWFVFYNNLKSPDGSVEHTGDNLTGEGEGDDESLLVDLSKVPDHVDKIVFPVSIHEADNRGQTFGQVSNAFIRVANQADGQELARYDLSEDASTETAMIFGELYRYGGEWKFRAVGQGYASGLRGIALDFGVNVS
- a CDS encoding TerD family protein; its protein translation is MGVSLSKGGNVSLTKAAPNLTAVTVGLGWDARSTTGTDFDLDASALLTNAEGKVANDGNFVFFNNLKSPDGSVEHTGDNLTGEGEGDDEQIKVNLASVPADVDKIVFPVSIYEAESRQQSFGQVRNAFIRVVNQADNNELARYDLSEDASTETAMVFGELYRNGAEWKFRAIGQGYASGLRGIAQDFGVNV
- a CDS encoding peroxiredoxin yields the protein MAIEVGTKAPDFELKDNHGRTVRLADFRGEKNVVLLFYPFAFTGVCTGELCALRDELPSFVNDDTQLLAVSNDSIHTLRVFAEQEGLEYPLLSDFWPHGETSRAYGVFDEEKGCAVRGTFIIDKEGVVRWTVVNGLPDARDLNEYIKALDTL
- a CDS encoding DUF3052 domain-containing protein, which encodes MSATADHAEERTNPAVRLGFEPGQVVQEIGYDDDVEQELREGIEAVIGQELVDEDYEDVADVVVLWFRDDDGDLTDALVDAIGLLDEGGDIWLLTPKTGRDGYIEPSDINEAAQTSGLSQTKSINAGKDWSGTRLSAPKSKR